A stretch of the Ischnura elegans chromosome 5, ioIscEleg1.1, whole genome shotgun sequence genome encodes the following:
- the LOC124159211 gene encoding uncharacterized protein LOC124159211 isoform X2, giving the protein MVDHPGLATNRIVGPQAAAQKQQLWAQLTIRLNACSSGATKTAEKWAKDWRCDTKQKAARIMGHARGTGGGPSLKVTALTPLEETLLGLLGQVAVEGHLDVPDSMQVTRQLSDGIPNSHPPMQLPTPTEIETVTFPTTPPITPSTSSQFQPFTFIPQPILDETTPAASPPPPQTSSRKRKRPVAHHTPPDQYEERLVKAAEERAAAATSIAETFKETAQVLCETLREVKTEFITYLRRQT; this is encoded by the exons ATGGTGGACCACCCGGGGTTAGCCACAAACAGAATAGTTGGCCCACAAGCTGCTGCCCAGAAGCAGCAGCTGTGGGCACAGCTAACTATTCGCCTCAACGCCTGCTCCAGTGGAGCAACAAAGACGGCGGAGAAGTGGGCTAAG GATTGGCGGTGCGACACCAAGCAGAAAGCTGCCAGGATTATGGGGCATGCCAGAGGGACAGGAGGAGGGCCATCCCTCAAAGTGACAGCCCTCACTCCTCTTGAGGAGACATTGCTTGGGTTGTTGGGCCAAGTGGCTGTGGAGGGCCATTTAGATGTACCCGACTCCATGCAG GTTACGAGGCAATTAAGTGACGGCATTCCCAATTCCCACCCACCCATGCAACTTCCTACCCCAACTGAAATTGAAACAGTAACTTTTCCCACCACTCCACCCATCACACCATCCACCAGTTCCCAATTTCAGCCCTTCACTTTTATCCCTCAGCCCATCCTAGATGAAACAACACCGGCAGCATCTCCTCCACCTCCACAGACCAGCAGCCGTAAGAGGAAAAGGCCAGTTGCCCATC ATACCCCACCAGACCAGTACGAGGAGAGACTGGTGAAAGCAGCGGAAGAGAGGGCTGCCGCTGCAACATCCATAGCGGAAACATTCAAGGAGACTGCCCAAGTTTTGTGTGAAACTTTGAGGGAGGTGAAGACAGA atttATAACGTATTTGAGGAGGCAGACGTAA
- the LOC124159212 gene encoding putative nuclease HARBI1, which produces MNEIQALRLIRERRRRELRQVNRTRLRRLRELSDPYLMPDAAYQGLYRLNKALTTELVEELEPHMHQAERSTSIPTKLKVLCALHFFGQGSYQKSAGSDCHLGLSQAAVSRAIEEVTEAMNSPQVLTRWVHFPQTRNERRQAIQENYQATGFPGVLGFVDGTHVAIRAPSERENLYVKIENHTIPSMLKWCVIAG; this is translated from the exons ATGAACGAAATACAGGCGTTGAGGTTAATCAGAGAGAGGAGAAGAAGGGAGTTGAGGCAAGTCAACAGGACAAGGTTGCGCCGGCTCCGTGAATTAAGCGACCCATACCTCATGCCTGATGCTGCTTATCAAGGGCTTTACCGGCTAAATAAGGCTCTGACAACCGAGCTTGTTGAAGAGCTGGAGCCGCATATGCACCAGGCTGAGAGAAGCACATCAATACCTACCAAATTAAAG GTCCTATGTGCTCTACATTTTTTTGGGCAAGGCAGCTACCAAAAGTCTGCTGGGAGTGACTGCCACCTGGGCCTCAGCCAAGCTGCTGTCAGCCGTGCAATTGAAGAAGTGACTGAGGCGATGAACTCTCCTCAAGTGCTGACACGTTGGGTTCATTTTCCACAGACACGCAATGAAAGACGGCAGGCCATACAGGA GAATTACCAAGCAACAGGATTTCCTGGTGTGCTGGGATTTGTTGATGGCACACACGTGGCCATAAGAGCTCCATCAGAGAGGGAAAATTTGTATGTTAAAATAGAAAATCATACCATTCCCTCAATGCTCAAATG GTGTGTGATAGCAGGCTAA
- the LOC124159211 gene encoding uncharacterized protein LOC124159211 isoform X1: MVDHPGLATNRIVGPQAAAQKQQLWAQLTIRLNACSSGATKTAEKWAKVWQDWRCDTKQKAARIMGHARGTGGGPSLKVTALTPLEETLLGLLGQVAVEGHLDVPDSMQVTRQLSDGIPNSHPPMQLPTPTEIETVTFPTTPPITPSTSSQFQPFTFIPQPILDETTPAASPPPPQTSSRKRKRPVAHHTPPDQYEERLVKAAEERAAAATSIAETFKETAQVLCETLREVKTEFITYLRRQT, from the exons ATGGTGGACCACCCGGGGTTAGCCACAAACAGAATAGTTGGCCCACAAGCTGCTGCCCAGAAGCAGCAGCTGTGGGCACAGCTAACTATTCGCCTCAACGCCTGCTCCAGTGGAGCAACAAAGACGGCGGAGAAGTGGGCTAAG GTTTGGCAGGATTGGCGGTGCGACACCAAGCAGAAAGCTGCCAGGATTATGGGGCATGCCAGAGGGACAGGAGGAGGGCCATCCCTCAAAGTGACAGCCCTCACTCCTCTTGAGGAGACATTGCTTGGGTTGTTGGGCCAAGTGGCTGTGGAGGGCCATTTAGATGTACCCGACTCCATGCAG GTTACGAGGCAATTAAGTGACGGCATTCCCAATTCCCACCCACCCATGCAACTTCCTACCCCAACTGAAATTGAAACAGTAACTTTTCCCACCACTCCACCCATCACACCATCCACCAGTTCCCAATTTCAGCCCTTCACTTTTATCCCTCAGCCCATCCTAGATGAAACAACACCGGCAGCATCTCCTCCACCTCCACAGACCAGCAGCCGTAAGAGGAAAAGGCCAGTTGCCCATC ATACCCCACCAGACCAGTACGAGGAGAGACTGGTGAAAGCAGCGGAAGAGAGGGCTGCCGCTGCAACATCCATAGCGGAAACATTCAAGGAGACTGCCCAAGTTTTGTGTGAAACTTTGAGGGAGGTGAAGACAGA atttATAACGTATTTGAGGAGGCAGACGTAA